The genomic window gtttctaaattttttagaaatctttatattacagaatattataaatgaaattctGCTAGGAATTACAGATAGTTtgaaattcaagaaattttaaaGTCATTATCAACCTGTCATTTAAAATAGCGATAACACTCTGACAATAATAACTTTAATGCGACATTCTTTTAAAAACTAGGTCGTAGTGTTTCTCGTTaggaattgttaaaaaaatagcgTCGCAAAtgcaaataatgtatttttcagaGATAGTTTTACCGGCGTCGCTTTTAACATATGGTGCGCCAACTACCCACGTGGTTTCGCGAATAACCTCGGTCCCGAGTCGCTGATTGCGACAAACGGAATCCTACCATATTGTAGCTATCCTATCACTCGACCGACGATTGCTCAGGCCCAGACGATTTAAAATGAATTTCTTCTATCAAAATCATACATGAGTTAAATGTGATTAAACAGAGAACCGGGAGTAAACATTTTGGCGTCCGAGGCGAACGATAAAAATGTATCTCTCTTactagaaacaaaaaatatatttcttttacaatatgcaaaattaataaaaaataatattaattgtaatttcttatattttacgaatttgttagtgatatttaatatattaatcaaatatattaattaattaaattaatgtattaatttaatacataatttaaacataatcaCAGTACATTGCAATATGCAGATGAAGGCACGTATTCAGAAAACGTTTATAGAGATGTTAGTGCAGTTTTTCATCATTCTATCTATGTGTTGTGTCTAATGAACAATGAAATAGACTGTCGCAAAAGCGTGCTATCATCTTTATAAGCGTGTTCTGAATACAGTACATGTTATAAATGAATGAAGAGAAAGTTACTAAAGTAGCGGAATGAGAGTGtatagtatatttatattttatatttatataaatatgatagatGGTATAATTATAGGAATTtacagaaaatacattttttaatttaaagtaatacTTTTCGTGCTTTGATCGTCGCAAAATAGACGtcaattattttgtcaaaatttatatCCTTACAAATTTCATCttcaatttaaagaatatttaaaactttatttaaaattttattaacttagcgatgatcttaaataattgtttaacgaattaattaaaataaataggaaTTTATGTTGCCATGTCTGTGTCCCTTCAAATTTTTCACATGAGACAAGTGCCTCGTTCGCCACACTCTAGTTCCGGCTTTGCAAAATGCTGCATCAGCACGTGATAGATGAGTAATTGGCATCTTATGTTTGAAACGCAATACTGGATAAGTTTAATGACAAcgataattttcattatttgttatgcttcaaagtttttttttatctattgtttttttttcgttcaCGGTCGCTTCCTAATAACGTAATTCATATAAATTGCCCATCAATTTAGATTAACTTTGGTATCGGTCTACTCTCCTTatctctttctatttttaattattagaaaatgatAATGCGTAAATTAAACCGAAATTAAAGTTAGTCATTGGAAGtggtacaaaaaaaatttgtagcttgtttataaataatttttggacCCCCGTTTTTGATGTCACGTCCACGTGATTAATTCACGTTCATTGATTAAtcggaaaaatttttctccactTCTTTTCGAGCGCGTTTAAACCAGAAATTGAGAACCCGGCCGGTCTTCGACGCGGCGAATGACCTTTGTACGGGTACCGTTATGTTACGGAATTTCTTCGTAACCGCATCTTAACGCTCTACCTCGCACGCGCACCAgtatgaatttatattataattttctttttttccccatGCTTATGTATTGCTCACACATTAATAAAAGCTAAGTTAGCAGCGAAATTAtgtgcattattattaaaacatatatatatatatatatatatatatatatatatattattattaaaacatatatatatatatatatatctgataATAACTTTGTTACGTTGAGATTTGATAAGAggagaaataattttgtctttctgaaaaatattcccCTGATAAGACCTGATATCTCGCTTCGTCGCATCCCTATCAATATTTAACGATAATACGCATTTGGTAAATGAGATGAAACATGCACTCGATTATGTAAGCCAAggctttttttcatttattttgctgttctttagacttttttttttaaacgatcaatcgcattatgcgcaaatgccaCTTTGCTGCGTAAAATCTGCTTAATACGCATAATCACTACCCAATGACTTACAAAACTCGTCTTTTATTCCccctttttttcatttatatccTAATTTTACATCAACGCAtttaagaaaagagaaaaagagtatACGGTGTGGTTCAGTTTATAAATAACTTGTCGAACTTCCACGTGCAAATTTACTAGTTTAATTGTACTgattgaattgaattgaattgtACTGACGCGGTATACATAAAGCATGTACGTTTACTGTTGAAAAATGAGATCATCAAACACAgatgatgtttatgtgatattccAGGCAGAGGAATGCCCAACGAATCCCGACGACCTGTTCGCTTCGATCTTGAAGATGGAGGAGGACCCGCTCGACTTCAACCTGATAGGAAAGGATTTGGAGACGATCGCGTCATCCTCATCGGATAGCGGACTTTCTAGCGCGCTGAGCCTTTCCTACGAACAGCAATTGAGTCCATTCCTGTCGAGGCCGGACAACAATGAGGAAGAGGAGCTTGGCAATTCCGACTTGAACAGTCCGCAGGATTTTATGGATTTCGAGCCTGCGGCCAGCCCGTCCTTAGGCAGCGTAGATAGCCCTGTTAGATCAGTCATGAGCTCGAATATCGGTTCACCGACCACTGATGTGACCGAAGAAATGGATTACGAGCAATCTTTAGTTGCTATTGTTACGCCAAACAATACCATGCCAAGCCTGAATACTAGTGTCCCTACGGAACAACCGGTCATCTCTACCGGTAAAATTATCTTATCGTTTTTTAGGAAAATATGTGAATATCTATGATACGTAACAATGATGAATTAAACGCAAGGTTTCGGAAAATGCCATTGAATAACGTACCTACCATTCTGACTAGCATGACGCAATTTTAGCTTTGATAACATGTTTGCTACTCACAAATTACCTTGTACATATGCTCAAGACACATTTTCGTATCTGAATTAATATTCATTGCttatacaagtataaaaaaaattcttcaataattcttacataatttaacatttttagaaaatatttgtattgtttatttaaaaaaaaaacgtgtacaTGAATGTTGTAACATGAATGTTGTAACTAATTTTAATGCTCtgagtttttcaaagaaaagaaatgcgcTGGATCATTTGTGTCGAATTACGTGtacaaaagaataattataaaaaaaatagactaTTTTGTTACCTCTAACATCTATATAGAAATTCAATTTGTATGAAAAGATAAGATTTTcatatagatttttatattgtacagaTTCAACACCTAAACAGCAAGTGCAACTTACACCACAAGAAAACACCGTAAACATTCGCAATCTGACATGTAATGGAAAGCGAAATGTTCGACAATTGATACGCGTCACTCCAATGGGTTCCGTTAATCCGCGATCTATCCTGTTGCCAGTAAATCTGAAAGACATGAAGGAAGTCCgaactattaaaattatgacaACACCAGCGAAAAATTTAAAAGGCTTCAAGATCAATCAAGCAAACATTATCAATAAACCAATTCAAGTACGTAATATGTGCAatgtaatatctaaaaaaactaaagaattttaGGGACTTATTTATATCTAAGCAtccattaaattatataatcatgatacatatttgttaaatgtttatatCTTAAAACCATCAGAGATTCTTCTAATGATAAAGATTcagaaatcattatttattataactttcTTACAATTATAcctcaaatttcaattttatctaaaattaactAATAGTATTATCATTTGTTTGATTCGtcgaaatttaatttgcaaaaagccgtttttaatttcatttacaacttaaaaataattgatttaaaatatattacgaagaaattaattataaaactttgcTAAAGAATTTgaaagagtaaattaaaaacaattgtcTTGCGGATGTAGTTGAGGGTTAAAAATGACTTTTTCATAATCAGATGACTATCAAACAAGAGGATTCCAGCAGTGATAAAGGTAGCAATTCCAGTGATGAAGTGACATCGGAAACAGACTCGACTTACCCACGACTAAAGTTAAATGCCGAGGAGAAGCGATTATTGCAAAAAGAGGGCATTACATTGCCTAGTCATTATCCTTTGACAAAGCACGAGGAGCGTGAATTAAAGAGAATCAGACGCAAGATCCGTAATAAGATATCCGCGCAGGATTCTCGTAAGAGGAAAAAGGAGTATGTGGATGGTTTGGAAGATCGCGTGAAAAAGTGTACACAGGAGAATGAAACTTTAATAAAACGCATCAAAGCTTTACAGTCTCAGAATCAGAGTCTCGCCGGTCAATTAAAGAGACTACAAGCGCTCATACAAAAGAGCAACAAGAGCGCTCAGCCGGCAACTTGTCTGATGGTTTTGCTGCTTTCGTTAGCTCTTGTCGCTTTACCGAATTTGCGACCACATTCCAATAACAATAATGATTTAACACAAGAGCAGGAACAACCAGAGAAAACATCACTCGCAGGTAACTTTTGTcattcttttagaaaaatattttttatataacattttcacGTTTCGTTAAGAAATTGTGCTGCTTATTTAAATGTAGTATACAATTACATCATGACATTTAGACATGAGTCATTAGACATTTTAGTGCAAACTTGAGAGTATCACCATTTGTAAATgtgttttgataaatttatttcaaaacctTTTTATGCTTATCTTTGGTATCATTATTTACACAGACATTACAAAACAGTTTTGTAAGTGTCAATAACATCAGAATCAGTCATTGATAAGAAAATCtgcaaaatgttatttttgcagaaacgtgcattgaaaatgaaattctagtttaaaattttttaaattttttcattaaattaaaattatttaaagatatttacaaataaaattgttgcagcGTAATTtgcacatatatacatacatacatacatatgtatataaaagattatatacattatattataaaatttaaattttgatgatgttacattttatttattcaaacaataCTGTCACGTATACAGTTTTCTTAGAATGATTTGTTTGCAGCGTTGAACTGTATACACAGCAAATTCCATTTGACCAATAAATGTTCTCGAATTTCGTCGCAGTTGCACGTTACAAAGAAACCGTTGAACCATAAGGTCTTTGACAGATATGGaaacgatattttattttatataatttgcgaaaaatagttttttttaacaatcatATAATACGCATAAAAATTCAGGCAGAATATGGACATTAAATGGATAAACTCAGAAAGAAGACAAGAATTTGGTTTTTAAGAAATCGCCTATTAAATTCTAGAAAATGTAATCCTTCAATGTATTatcttgtttataaaattaataatgaaaagaaCTTACATGCGTGAGAACAGCGGAAACTAACTGAACGCGTATGGGATCGTTAAAAAGTAGTCTTACTACTTTCTAAAAGGGAGCAGGAAAATACTGATCCTTTCACTGATCCGTTTATTCAGTCAATTCTTTGATCTTGTGTAGCTCATGTAGACATCCTTATTaagataaattgatttttaaacaaaggctataaaaaatatataataatcctGTTATGTTATAATCATggccaaaattatattttatgttttaattttaggtCGCTCAAGAACTTTATTGTACACGAAGCAGCTGATGGACGAAGACCTACAGCAATACGGCGAAGAGCTATTGCAGGAGGTCGAAGGTCTTCTGGATCATGATTACAGCCCAGTAATACAGATGCCCTCTTACAAACGTCCGCGCATTGACAGCGAAACTACTCCTAAGTACGTCTCTTCTATCAATCATGTGGGAGGAACGCTTGGCTTAAAACCAGATCTTGCTATCTCAAAGATGAAGAAACAATATATCGAACCACCGCTGGATGATACATGGCCACCGCCCAATCCAGGTGGCGTCCAGAAGACAGTCAAAGTGGATAAACTTGAAACTCTTACTAACGAGTTCAAGATTAACATCTCCGATGCCGAAGGCATGAGGACAGTTCTTGTCAAGATGCCTCATGATAAGTAAGATGgaatgtgtttatttttttagcaGCAAAATAATAGAATCTTGTTTAGCTTAAGAATTTACAATagattagaaatatattttgaagcGGTAACAAGGTAACAGATTAATTTTCTCCGGACGTTTAAATGTTATGGTCGATTCCgttaaaacaagttttttttatagccAAAACAATAACTGTATTTAATACATGCAATGATTATGCAATCATTAAACAGAAATGATTGTGAATAAAGTAGTAGCTACCTGTAGATATGGCCATTTTCCAAAAACCAATTGTTTTCTAACTTCAGTCAATATATTTCTCAACAAACATcgaattattaatactattattgatttattattataacgatGTGATGATATTAAACTGTTCAACTGTGAACCGCAGGCGGCCGCAGTCAAACATTTTGCAACGTTTTCTTGTTCGCTGAATGTGGTTCATTTAAATAGGGATGAAAAGGAGAAAGGGAGGAAGGCTGGGAGGAAAGAAAGaagggagggagaaagaaaagaaggaaaaagaatGTTTCatgtgcaacattttttttaatttttattattagatgatattaaaagatatttgcGTATTTATGTGAAAAGCAGTATAAATACCATTATTCTtagaattttatgattataattctttgatgttttaaagtaatatgtaattattacgtataagaaagtttttgtaaataattaaaacatttttatatataaatataaatatatacattcatatattttatatatatatatatatatatatatatatatatatatataatttatatgacgTAGTACTATTGTTTTAATGTTATatgacaaataatataaatatatctctaTAATTGATATACAGATATACAATAGATATAATTCATTACGCgaataatttatgattattaagCTTAGATGTATGCAAATACATATATCTACATAAGTATGAATATTTGTCATAAagtaataaacttataaaatagtataatatattaatcatatggcacgatattaatatacaatcaTGTAATATCATACAGTTGTTGCACTAGTTCTAATGATCTTTCATTTAATCCTTAGAGTCTCAATTTTATGTATGtttgatttaatatttgtttaattgaggcttatcttataaaatatttgaatatgcataatatttttttattttacatcagtaatgccagtatttttttattaccaagaaagaaaaaataacaattattgaaaaattgtatgCGTGTGCGTTTTGTGTGTATGGATGTTACATatgcttgtgtgtgtgtgtacatgtgtgtCAACCATGCTTCTACATGTGATACTcatcttttgaaaaaataatgtttagaaTGATAGGGCATAAGTCGCATCATTTCATATATGTGTTAATATATAAGCTATCtattgaaatgaaaaattatggaaaatgacaagaaataaattatctaaTTCCATGATTTTACAAGTAATTTGAAGGCGAACAAGAATATGGCGCAGTTATCGCCGAAAAGACTgtattataagtaaatattgaaatacatattaatattttttgttttaactttgaaatatttgcCTCGCACACACGAAACGTGccgaatgaatttttttttattagaataagtCAAGAAATAGATCAAGAACCACTTTTCATATATGTGCTTAGcagtatgtaaaattatattttaattatatattatatatatatatatatatatatatatatatatatatatatatatatatatatatatatatatatatatatacacgtatgtaTACTATGTGCacgaaaatgtaaataaatatgttattgatGCATGACAAgtcattttgttaataacttgTACTTACACATGTGCTCAGAGATATTGGTAAGAAATTAATGGAACCATTCATGTTTATACAAGAATATATACCTTGATAATTCTGTTTATTTCTGAATATATagtataactatttttatatacatgtagagtgataaaatgatttatgtaaacataaaatcactatgttattaactttatttaatgtatgtgtatcgatattaataaaatgtttgtgtaaaaattacacattgtttttataatttttgtgtaattggTAATTTgtgtaattgatttaaaatcttaaaattatgaTCCAACGTTGGGATttataataagtttataatatgGTGTTCATAATAAATCATGAAgttctataaataaaacaaaaaaaaaagaaaatggattaatttattaattaatgtttaatagaactaaaattaacttaattacaaaatgagtaaaagaaaaaattagtgAAGTTAAGGAATTAAATTGTTATCATCTTAACATAACCTAATCATAACCTTAACCTAATCCGATCCGAACTCCCAAGCAGTTGTATGAATTTCGCGCCATTTTTCCGTCGTGAATCTCTCTGCGTCCTTCTATATTTGGCTTTTGTGCGTTGAAACGGCTTACACATTTTTCCAATATTGGTATATACAACGATATACAGTATTATTTTCACGTGGCATAGTGAACGAGCAGAAAATCTGCGGTAACCAACAGAAATTTTGAGGTTGCACGTGTATAACCTAATGTATTTGCGTTGATAACGTTAAGATGGGTGAAATTTCGGATTTACTTGACTTATTGCCAGTTTACTATTCAAGATTGTTTCCCTTTGCTGATTATCATAGGTGGCTGAGTTATGGAAATGGTAAGAATgagatttttatcttttctgtATACTTGACATAAATCCAACGTACGAGCTAACACTTGTATATTTTCTCATTCTTCTTTTCAGCGATTACTTTCAGCAAAAGAGAATTCTCGTTCACCCTCTCGaatgatatttatatacgtTATCAATCTTTCAACGACCAGAAGGGACTGTCAGATGAAATTAAGAGGCTGCTGCCACACAAAATAGATATAGGAGCAGTTTATAATACTCAGTAAAGTATATCACAATTTACTGCACAAGATTTTCAGATTTCCTCTCAATAATGGattcttttataaacaattttgtcaggatttatcattaataacttttaatcgTAACCCTCTGtttacaatcatatttttattctctttgtCTATAATCTGGATCTTTTTTGTCAAGCCCAAGTTTTATAACTGTTTTAAGCTTTCAAAAAATCTGGCAGAATAGTATAGAAAGtaacaaaactttgaaaaaataaggtataatggattttatttaattttagaccAAAAGATCAAAAAAGAGGTCCTAACTTTCGTCCAATAGAGAGAGAATTGGTATTTGACATAGACATGACTGATTACGACGAAGTAAGAACATGTTGCAAAGGGGCAGACATTTGTGGCAAGTGTTGGAAGTTTATGTCGCTTGCTTGCAAGATACTAGACAGTGCATTGAGAcgtaagatatatatattattattgtatttcttttaacgCCAGTGGTATTCTGAAGCAATTGAGTATTTGTTTTTATAGTGGATTTTGGctataaacacattttatgGGTATTCTCTGGCAGAAGAGGTATCCATTGTTGGGTATGTGACTCTACAGCACGTAATTTGTCAGGACAAGTACGGGCAGCGGTTGCCGAATATTTACAGATTATAGGTGGAGGTGAATTTATGAAGAAGAAAGTGCATCTCGCCAGCGATAAAATTCACCATTCTGTCAAGTAGGTTTATATACAGCGCTCttaatgattatatttaaatagaaatcaGAAATATGAAGAGATGTGATACATTAAGAGATGTTATACATTACAGGCGTGCTCTTGATATAATCGATCctattttcgttgaaatgtctgtCAAAGAGCAGAATATGTTGGGCACAGAAGAAGCAATTGAAAAGTTTCTTCCAATACTGCCCAATGATGAAGATAGACAAGAAGTAAAGATGTTATTCAGTACAGAAAGTACCAGTGAAGCAAGGTGGAACacatttgtacaatatattgAATCTAAACGGACGGGGGTATGATTATATTTGTTGCAATTCtattattgcattttgatttaaaatattgaaattacttaatttacttCATTTCAGGGGGACCGAAAATGGTACTTGTATCGTCACTTAATCGAAGAGATAAAATTACAGTATTCGTATCCAAGATTAGACATAAATGTCAGCAAAGGGTTAAATCACTTATTGAAATCTCCATTTTGCGTCCATCCGAAAACTGGTAAAATTTGCGTACCATTCAATGCGAGTGCAGTGGATAAATTCGATCCTGATAAAGTCCCCACAATAATGACGCTGATAGACGAGATCAATGCGTACGATGTAAAGGACAAGGCTGAAGAAGAAATGTACgacttaaataaaaaacgaattAAAGATTACAAGAAAACGAGCTTAAACAAGTCGCTGCATATTTTCCAAGAATTCTTACGACATTTAGAAGCTGAACGACGGGAAGAAAGATTAAAAGGAAAAGGTAAGTGCGTTACATTAGCTAAATTATCaacttttacataattttgtataattaatgatTGTAAGGTTTAGCGTGTTTGTTTTTAGTTTCAGCCGACAGTATGGAATTTTAAGAGAGATCTTACAATGGTAAGAAGTttccttttaaaaattatgctgTTATActcgaaataatattatttatgttttaaatgtgttttcatAGAAGTAAAAGagccattttttttattttcaattctagtttattttctttatctttagtttttattttcaaattaatttttgcttttacATATCATAGTTTTCACGATAAGTAGTTAAATAGTACTCGTAAAAAGCTGGGGGCGAAAGGGGTTACGCTTCTTGAAATCTCGGTAGCGATCGAACGAAAATCGTGACTTTCGAATTTTTCCCGCATAATCGAAACGTTCACTTTCAAAAGTCGCTTTGATGCGCGTTAATAAGATTTCTCTTCGATCATCAGGCGTCTACTCCATTTCTCGGATCAACGAGATGAAATTCCGGGTGCGCGCGGACAAAAATAACTCGCTCTTTCACGTGAATCGCCGTGAAATTCCTTTGGCTCCTCGCGTTCCCGTTAAATCGGATGCATGGGCTATATGTTAATTAGTAAATATAAGCCAAGTTAATTGCTTCAACTTGCTCCGTTCTCACGCAAGCGTATTTAGCCTTACCGTTTCTAATTGTGTCGAGATTATGGGCCATGTGCTTTTATCACATGGCATAATACGAAATGTTAAAGAGCGAATGGGGGAATGCTTAGTGGGATTCTTGCCTTCTCCGCTcttcattataagaaataaGTAGTTAAAAGCGAAACAGTGTCATTTGATAACGATCCATATGATGTAAATAAtgactttaatttattaacatttttttatattggcaatatgattatttttattataattataattttaatatattttatgcaaataatttcattatttgcataaaagattatagaaacaaataataaaagaataataaaattataaattatgattttattattatgtgcaTAATGTTTCTGTGATCAGTGCAACAATGCAAATAAGTCATTGCTATTACCAAAACCGAAAaactttttatgtttaatttttcgacTAATGATTAAGCACTTTTTACTCctcttacaaaatttttttttaatatcttgtgTAGCTTGGTAAGCCGACTCGTTAACAGGAACATCAAcgtatacatgtgtatatatatacgcatTTTTTGTTGGCCCAATTACCTGCAAAACGTGCAAGCACGTCGTATCTATGAACCACTGTGATTGATacagttttttttctctcatctGAAAACGAAGTTTCGTCTCGTTTCACAGTCGAAACCTGAGAGAAGAAACGCATGCGGCACGGATCCGATCGTTGCTGCTCATTAACAgcgctgttaaaaaaaattaactagatTGTAATCATTAATGTCTTTCCTACGGTTAAGtatctatttcaaataattttgattgatcGCGCCATCATTCATAGAATCAATAAAGGGTGCGTAACTATATAAATGAAAtacgtttgtaaaaattaaaaagtacgtAATTTTGACCTACCACATGAACCATTTTTGCACGTTTCATTAATGcaagttcattttttttttttttattaaaataaaaaacattttagtttttGCAAAATGCAATATGCAGTTAACAGTTAACAGTTGCTAAGCGCGCTCGATAGATCTTAGAATTCACGAGCGCGATTAGATTCTTTATTCGAGACCGCGCGCGTAATCGATATCTGCAACGTGTGGCGGCGATTtgctcccttttttttttcatcgtcaCGAAATGTTCAACGCGCCCGTGCGTGCACACGTGTAGAAAAAAACGCGTGCATGCTCGCCGATTTGAAATGTCCTGCAACGCCAGACTGCGCTTCCACAATGCGGAACGTCGGATGTCTTTCCGACTGCAGTTTATATTTCTAAAGATTATAATTCGCTAACATCTTAAAACGATTAGCCATCTCCGTAATTATGAATTCGCGAATGGAGGCAGTATCGCGATCGTAATACGATTACGATATTGTCGCTGTGAATGAGcgcgttttaaaataaaaatgatatattgcGTGTGTGCACGAGCACATACCGCAGACGGAAAAGAACATTATAGATGCGCGTTACCGTCTGTAAATGTAACTTGAAGCGCTTATAATTTCTCAGATCGCGTAATTACGAACATCACGCAGTGATAATAAGGAGAACATATACTGTGCTATATGTTCTTCTCGCAataaatatagcaattttttttttctagaaaattgttttcttgCCGTTCATTCgtc from Solenopsis invicta isolate M01_SB chromosome 2, UNIL_Sinv_3.0, whole genome shotgun sequence includes these protein-coding regions:
- the LOC105194969 gene encoding cyclic AMP response element-binding protein A, which gives rise to MSSDMNLFDFLDDTFLKGDVKDELFIDHNYSDVITAEECPTNPDDLFASILKMEEDPLDFNLIGKDLETIASSSSDSGLSSALSLSYEQQLSPFLSRPDNNEEEELGNSDLNSPQDFMDFEPAASPSLGSVDSPVRSVMSSNIGSPTTDVTEEMDYEQSLVAIVTPNNTMPSLNTSVPTEQPVISTDSTPKQQVQLTPQENTVNIRNLTCNGKRNVRQLIRVTPMGSVNPRSILLPVNLKDMKEVRTIKIMTTPAKNLKGFKINQANIINKPIQMTIKQEDSSSDKGSNSSDEVTSETDSTYPRLKLNAEEKRLLQKEGITLPSHYPLTKHEERELKRIRRKIRNKISAQDSRKRKKEYVDGLEDRVKKCTQENETLIKRIKALQSQNQSLAGQLKRLQALIQKSNKSAQPATCLMVLLLSLALVALPNLRPHSNNNNDLTQEQEQPEKTSLAGRSRTLLYTKQLMDEDLQQYGEELLQEVEGLLDHDYSPVIQMPSYKRPRIDSETTPKYVSSINHVGGTLGLKPDLAISKMKKQYIEPPLDDTWPPPNPGGVQKTVKVDKLETLTNEFKINISDAEGMRTVLVKMPHDK
- the LOC105194965 gene encoding DNA primase small subunit; amino-acid sequence: MGEISDLLDLLPVYYSRLFPFADYHRWLSYGNAITFSKREFSFTLSNDIYIRYQSFNDQKGLSDEIKRLLPHKIDIGAVYNTQPKDQKRGPNFRPIERELVFDIDMTDYDEVRTCCKGADICGKCWKFMSLACKILDSALRLDFGYKHILWVFSGRRGIHCWVCDSTARNLSGQVRAAVAEYLQIIGGGEFMKKKVHLASDKIHHSVKRALDIIDPIFVEMSVKEQNMLGTEEAIEKFLPILPNDEDRQEVKMLFSTESTSEARWNTFVQYIESKRTGGDRKWYLYRHLIEEIKLQYSYPRLDINVSKGLNHLLKSPFCVHPKTGKICVPFNASAVDKFDPDKVPTIMTLIDEINAYDVKDKAEEEMYDLNKKRIKDYKKTSLNKSLHIFQEFLRHLEAERREERLKGKVSADSMEF